The sequence AACATTGCATAACCCCGTGTGTcaatcagagatgtctatctcctctgtgtgacgaagagcaagcaaaatttctcccctcgcactgacaacttcaacgagagctcttcttcttcacatttatacaccactgttgtgtgaagtgtgcacgcatcatgagtgcgtttgtttatttcctcttacctcttccactgaatcgcaccaaagtgctagagcattagctaataaattctctgaggaggatgcagatactttcacagaggtgtacacgccggtgagcactctgctgtatggttttcgtagatgaagcgtggacacgcaaaatcagcaaaataaaacaatttatcgtaaaattttcggttttccttgcaaatttttcatagcaaggccagatctactctctattaattgaagttcacagaagtgttcgctcagcatcacgcgccagtggtcacttgggtgtatttagacgagagcgcgtgtgagcgattcatgcgaagagaatgtgtttcactcgcgccagctgctttaaccacaagcacacactcaaatgctgtctattcgacactaagaagaagtgcgctttcctctttgtgcggtgcttcgtttttttcatccttggTGTGACAAAAagctgactctagcgtgtataactctggtgaaatgccatctctggtgtCAATGATGACATATGGTCAATAGAATggtgtcgactgggtgctatcgtctTTTGCGTTAGTAGTAGAATGAGAGGGCGCAAAATGGTTTAtatgtaataattcatttgaaacgcgaaaacgattgaaaatccttcaaataggtCAAGAATTTCGCCTTGGCGTCCTATTACTGAAGTGCATTTAAAACCCTCAATGTGACTTTAAGTTGTCGACCGTCTGCAGCATTCCATGCAATtcataaattagcattttgcataTCATCCTTATATAATTTTAAGCATAAAGCAAAATTAACACTTAAGAATAACTTTTCGCgcataaataataattatattcttattattattgttttattaTCATACTATGTTCCAAGAATGTAATTGGCTGGTTCGGAAGACTGAGGGTTTGGTAGGTTTCGATACGGTAAGGAATGAACATTGAATGCAATCTCGAGTATTagtaagattagaaaatgttaattattcatacaaatctgaagaacataaactaaatacgcgtcgattgcTTGCCAATTCCAGGGGATCGGGAgtttttctgtaatgtttgaatccatttgatgcaaacatttcatttaggcggggTTGGTCGATGGAACAGTGacctcggaacacgatttgcctggactaaagttatttgcatgtataaacaaaacacatggaaacatcTTTGTTCTGTAAACCGCTGCCAGACAAGTGGGGCTTGGGATAAGTTAAACACAGTCACACACACAAAAGCTTTTTTATAATAAACTCAAATAACCATCCGAAAATTGTTACAATCTCGAGAATGGTAGCATGtatcaaaattttgtttaaaaaatatattttttttacctttttttataaataaaaaaaataggtatagaattcgctcaaactttagaaaaattttccggagggccgaatgtcatgtaccaatcgattcagctcgacgaactgagcaaatgtccgtgtgtgtgcgtgcgtgtgtgtgtgtgtgtgtgtgtgtgtgtgtgtgtgtgtgtgtgtgtgtgtgtgtgtgtgtgtgtgtgtgtgtgtgtgtgtgtgtgtgtgtgtgtgtgtgtgtgtgtgcgtgtgcatgtgtgtgtgtgtgtgtgtgtgtgtgtgtgtgtgtgtgtgtgtgtgtgtgtgtgtgtgtgttgtcaactaagaggtctagatctcagagatggctggaccgattttgatcaaactagtctcaaatgaaaggtctccccgtcaccctgaacgctattgaatggttttgagatcggatgtttactttttgagttatacgaagttttatgtcaaaattttcagttttttgacagtatctgtcacaattgaccttgaaaacagaatatattttcagacttagatttcgcacggtaatgccTATCCAATAAgcaatagattgttaaaatccgtccatttttaacggagatatagaaatttttgtgtaagcgactttttcccctattccagcagtagaagttttgagcgctgtctggcaaagaaatgcttgggagcaacataaaagacgatttatttgtttctaagtacgcgagaggctgtgtacagcatgatatttcgtTTTtggcataatcgttcgaatatgacatatgtaaaccagatgatgtaagaattttcgagttgaaagcaattccataattatattgatttaaactacttacagcaataaatgctggaagaacataacagccatataccattcgaatcagttcgtcgagatcagcaaatgcgtgtgtgataaataatttcattcaatttttttctgagatgattcaaccgttttctacaaactcagattcatatgaaaagtcgtatactcccaaataaggttcctgaattatgtttggttccgacctctggttccggaactacaggatgatatgtgaaacgaaattaaaactgtgtaactcatttttttcgtagatggctgaaccgatctaagattcaaatgaaatctaagaatcatctaagattcaaatgaaaatttttaagattctgtaaaacatcttgtttttcagtctgaTCCAACTcctggtttaggggatacagggtgattagtataaaaatgtctatttcacataaattaaccaggtttatcgggttagcagatttggatagtcgataaccaaataaaagaatttcatttttggttgtattcagttttcgtttcggaagccacctaaaaatttaattcgcactacgattcctcaaagatgtttatattgattttcaaacattttaaaacaaatgcaaactacaccgaatttcgaattccggttccagtatcgaatcgattctcaaagctcaatcgttttctcaaaaaagccaaatcgaatttcagaaacaaaagttcaaattaaaataaatccaattttatccaattcttacttccgattctggaattgtaggatgatgaatttttaaaattcaaagcgatatagaagacgacaatcccgaaaagctttaaagtttgactcaaaaatattgcaatttattcgtcatatgcccatacgaatcggtttgggttatgctggttcctgaataccggctctggaagtaccttaaattaccctaaattctgaactgaaaattacttcgacatatcatggaatgttaattacattacagagtaatgagtcattaaaatctcaaattgccacttaaaatcacggacattagaataatgtcatgaaaactgaaacaccaaagaatataaatgcaaaaaacacatgcggattgataaaaaaaggtatcatcgcactgcaaggtggattaagcacgtttttattaaaaaaaatacattttattttgaaaatatgcaactttttcaaatattgtttttcCAATCTAAAAATTCGACAGTATTTTAATTtgacttcagctacaacatatcaaaaaataaaaaataaatcgtaaATTCATTTTTTGAGATTAAGTAGATTGTAACTACTTAAAATATTGCAGAAGATAACAAATCGATCGGACCCACCGTTTTTAAAATATGTCAGGATTTTTTTATTCCCTTCTCAAAAGTGAGATTGGGGTGGGTTAAAATGGCAAACTTatgatgcaaattgtctctTTTAATCATAAAAAagcatatgcaaaattttagccaattcaaaaaatacaaaaaatcgaCCGTCGCTTTCGTATGGAATTGctctgcttaagaaaacacatGGTAATTTTTGACAGCTCTACTAGAAGTACAGAACAACTTCCGCGTAGACTTTCTCACTGCATagaagctgagcaatgtattctagaagttaCTTAGAAGCGTGGATAATTTCTTTGAAAACACGGACTGCATAGAATTCATGAACTTCGTAaccccggtaaccaataagcacatactaatgccgtattatgacagcaaataatcgctaattggcatttcaatcgtGCTTGAGACTGTTTTAaggccgactttggcaaaatataggGCTATTCATAGATAAATCCTATTTATCGCTGGTGTGCAttctggtcccgggttggcggttcaatgcataggacgctggtcttacaagccagctgtcgtctgttcgagcccgacctggaaggattcttagtgtcagtaggattcatagtactagccatgcaatgattctgtacactaagaatcggctgcgaagtctgttgaaacagaaaggccaaattccaccacaggaatttaatgccaagactttgctttgtgcattctgaaagctgaattctgattgatttacaacttTCAGATCTCAGATTGCAGATATTGAGCTACaagcatttttggtgctcataaaaggctattttaatgacattattagtgcttactggttacctgggaAGCTCCCTAAACCAAATCattcccttttatccgaacctTTGGTTAGTTGGCCAATGTGAAAAGATCCGTGTATTACCTACACTTTGAACATATACTAACCTCCTATGCTGGCAGTCATGAAGCACACGATGGAACCGGTAATGAATGCCCGGAATGCTACCGCCGTAAATACGCTGCGCTTTTCCGGCACCATAGCACTGAGCGATCCGATCAAGATACCCAACGAGCTGGGATTGGCAAACCCGCAGATTGCGTATGTGGCGATCGCTGCCGAACGTGGCGATAACAGTTTCCCCCGGATGAACTCCCCCAGCCGTTGATAGGCAACGAACTCGTTGACGATCGTTTTCGTCCCGATTAGCTTTCCCACGTAGTAACTCTCATCCCAGGGTACGCCCATGACAAAGGCCAACGGGCGAAAGATGGTTccgaaaatgttttccaaagaaACGTCCTCCAGACCGACCAACAGTCCCAGCCAATTGAGAATACCGTTCAGAAATGCTATGAAGGACACGAACGCTATCAGATTAGCGATGATACCGAGAACCAGAGCCGTGGCAATGCTGGCACCATTCGATGCTGCATCCAATACGGACGAGTCAGTTCTGAAAGAAAATAAGTGAAACTATTATAAGTGCTGACATGCGTAAAGTGTTGTGCAGAACTTCACTCACGATTTCTCCATCTCAATGTTATCCGACCGCGTCTTGCTTTCTTCAATTTCCGGATAAATTATTTTAGCAAAACAAAGTGCGGCCGGGGCTGCCATCACACTGGCCGTTATGAGATGAGCCGGTTCAGCTCCAAATGAGATGTAAGCTGCCAGCACCGTTCCCGACACGGTAGCGAATCCGGATGACATTATGGCGTGTATCTCCGAGTGTGTCAAGTTTTTTATGTACGGACGAATCAGTAGAGGCGACTCGCTCattccgagaaaaatgtttgCCGCCGAGATGACACTCTCGCAAACTGTCGTCCCCAGAATACTCTGAAGAATCCATCCCAGCTTCAGAACAACCCACTGCATCGTTTCCAAGTAGTACAAGATCGAGATGCAGAAACTGAAGAAATATATCACAGTCAGTGTGGCAAAAGCGAACACCATTTCCTTCCGAACAATAAATTCTCCGTAGACGAATTCGGCTCCGTCAGCTGAGTAGTTCAAGAAGGTAGCCACCTTATCGCCAATGCAACTGAATATGCTACGTCCAACATCCCATTTGATACAGAACAAGCCCAACAGGAACTGGAAAGTGATTCCAAAAATTACCGGTCGGTAATTGATCTGCAATGAAagtaatttttaatcgatttCAACTAATCAATTTGAGTTCAACGACATTCACCTTAGTGGGATGCTTGGAGCATAGGAAAGAAATACAAAGCAGCGTAACGATGCCGGCCAGTGAAACCAACCGTTCAGGTTCATCCTGGGTTTCGAAGAAACAGAACAATGCAAAGGCAACCAAAACGACTGCAATTGCTATCAGCTTTGAGAATCTGGAAAACAGATGATTGTTAGACCAACGAGGAAGATCAGCTATTCGGAATACTTACAGACTGCTGAATGTTTCGCTTAGCAACCTTGATAGCGGCTGTGCGATAAATTGTTTGAAGGTCCTTGCTAGTAGTGGTTTCAGTATCTGGAAGTACACTAGACCCAGGTAGAGAAATCCAAGAAGTAAAACCAGCATTCCGTAGCCATCGCACCACTGCATGCCgcaattttttttgcatgattttTCTGGTGATATGGTAAAGaaaatattagtttttgtttgtatTGTGTTATAAAATCGTACAGGGCATTTGTTTGGCGCTTTGGTTCCTTTCTTGTAGGGATTAGATCGTACAACACCTGAAAAATTGTTTCGTTTGATTCTTCTATTCTCCCCCGGATTGTGGATATTTGTGAATTTCTTCGACAATATTTGTCTAAGTTAGAACTGACGTAAAATTCTGATTACTTAAGACATTACCcgaaaaaatgatttcttttattGCTTGAGTAAAACTAGTTTAAATTGTGATAATTATATGTGCGAAATATCGTCACTATCTGTCTAACTACTGACAAGATGGTTTTCGAGCAAGAAGTGCATagacaaaaaaattataaacgcCATCGGTGAAAATCTGGGCTAGTTCCACATGTAGATTACGAAACAGTTGGGATAACTTGacagtggcccttattaccggtgtcactacacggtgaaaaccaagtgaagtgattgggacccttattatcggtatcacttcacagtgaaaatcgagtgaagtgaatttaggtccttagcACGGAagttgcttcaaagacaaaagtaattatttgaatgaacttgatgtcattatgaacatcatgtcaccaacattttgttgaaaaaattagttttttccaccagAGTGATCACTTAactatgcgtgataccggtaataggtaaaatcaagtaaagtgacatgtaagtgaagtgaatgtgaaagtggaagtgagaacggtaataagggctagTGTCTTGTATGATTAATCTTTCAAGGAGACCCAGCAGCGAATTGGAGGAAAGCCAAGAAATGCAACTCCTTAAATGCATTaaggcagaccctgtcagcttggaacgaaatcaatcttcagctcaGCAACGCCATTGCAcgacatcacattcaacatatcatgtcaattgtatgggtgcgcactcgatcaacagagcataacaggattctatcaaaattatatatgatcctgatatttatatctcattatgttataaatatgattccaaatcagaagcaaacattcagattttattaagattatagcaagtctagatattatattaagggccgttatatttcagataaaactatactagagaattgagaaaaagatagttcaaacacttttgtcgatcatgtttttgactttcaacccgaaaaatgctataCTTCAATAAACAGCAGTAGCAaacatattttccaatttcacattcctaaagatgcttttgaaaacaataatttgatatttgatttcaaaatgacggcctaaattttaaatgtgagaacgttcctaagtaattcctacttaaattgtgtaaagtttttattcaaatattaattttaaattgaaaataaatattcttcAAGATGATTTTTTCCCTTTTTCTCTCAGgaacaaagaaaggtaaggcAAAAGCTCTAAAACTCGActaaaaaatattggaaaaactgGAATATCGGtgaccgatttttgtttccgaaaacacagagtgataagtgtcaaaaatttcaaaacgtcttcaaaagtgacgctgcaataaacggaaaacaaaatctaaactagGCTCAAAACCAAAATCTACACTCAGCCCCTGGCCCCTCcctaaatcaaaaacagatatataattatttagaagatctcagacatgtgttacacaaattacaagacagtaaacgtaatgaaatgtaatgcaatatcagttcaaatgaaaaagtttaaagtttaacacccgtaaaaggcacaccgagaattaggtacataagtaatcttcggtaaaattattttttattattgggCCCCTTCCGGaaagaaatcctgggtacgggcataaatcatgaatcagacaaaaacgatttatcgcaccataataccttcgatttgaaaagttcaatctatccatatctgataaatttatgatagccTCATTTCGTAGTACTTTGATTACTTCCAATTTGGAACGACGAACTGGGATTCCAAATTTGCCATTAGAGTTTAAAGCAaccgacccgcattatgagattttccatttgaatcatttttctgtgagtcaatctaAGTAGATATCTAATaatcaaaccggaatgaaagctcaattttggtggtttttgaacattacttgctgggcttctggctgcggatatcgcaaactaatgtgactaGGCAATTGGTTGAtgatcaatcataaaaacttgctattcgaatcgatgttatatacacttcttctgatttttcactgtctttcaaacgaatttttattctaatataaatttatgaaaatcgattcagccatctccgcgaaaataaagtgcacattttaatcaaatatccCCGCCAATACACACATGCACATACGACACACACACCGACAGAAAATTCATtacttcaactgaacgagcgaactgattcgaatgttattGGAAACTCGGCCCTCttggtacaaagaagaaaaagctgaaaaactatcattcattagttaatttcctcagattctataaggtagttttgtttcactgaatttagtcatttccgttcattCACAACTTTTCTTTAGTACCAAAAGaaagcttgctcatagttctaaaatagcccctttgtcattcaTATGCCGGTTGGAAGGGAACAACGAAAGAGGGAGCGAGAAGAGctatagattatttttgtagtaatatggacttacactagttattatatgatacCAATATATCCTTCCAACATCAGTTGCttctcatgccccgatgcaatcgtagcgtatgttggcaactcaaaacttcccggttcggaaccagtcgcttaaccgtgcatgactttttttatggcaaatcaaatcgcctaaaggtatgcaatttcatctctcttcgcgaaatctatttttagaattgcactgtaaagcctttccccccaaaaaatgggtaataacagctgataattcgtactaaatttgtaacaaatttagatataatattgatatttacatatcaaggtttgtaacaattttgttatcccctaggttaaattgagttataatttttgttattttaactattaacgaggccaagattatgactagtttatatagaaaaaacaaaacaaccctagatacaattttgttctcccttgttgatcggacagtgctgctattttggcgcgcacgaatttgacatttctctcccctacttctatatacgagattcgatgcggactcacctgagggcgccatgctcgcaaa comes from Malaya genurostris strain Urasoe2022 chromosome 3, Malgen_1.1, whole genome shotgun sequence and encodes:
- the LOC131439271 gene encoding sodium/nucleoside cotransporter 1 isoform X2; this translates as MSGIQNDAFDHDGPPELLPPHSPDHKPSTRMLDNLNRILKDHKAHIRIAWIAALNAVVIVFFGFATNHYLEKEKSCKKNCGMQWCDGYGMLVLLLGFLYLGLVYFQILKPLLARTFKQFIAQPLSRLLSETFSSLFSKLIAIAVVLVAFALFCFFETQDEPERLVSLAGIVTLLCISFLCSKHPTKINYRPVIFGITFQFLLGLFCIKWDVGRSIFSCIGDKVATFLNYSADGAEFVYGEFIVRKEMVFAFATLTVIYFFSFCISILYYLETMQWVVLKLGWILQSILGTTVCESVISAANIFLGMSESPLLIRPYIKNLTHSEIHAIMSSGFATVSGTVLAAYISFGAEPAHLITASVMAAPAALCFAKIIYPEIEESKTRSDNIEMEKSTDSSVLDAASNGASIATALVLGIIANLIAFVSFIAFLNGILNWLGLLVGLEDVSLENIFGTIFRPLAFVMGVPWDESYYVGKLIGTKTIVNEFVAYQRLGEFIRGKLLSPRSAAIATYAICGFANPSSLGILIGSLSAMVPEKRSVFTAVAFRAFITGSIVCFMTASIGGLLMNAEIFNNFGKSLDSMPLNSTSV
- the LOC131439271 gene encoding sodium/nucleoside cotransporter 1 isoform X1 codes for the protein MSGIQNDAFDHDGNGMQMSHRKSGAILTNEPPELLPPHSPDHKPSTRMLDNLNRILKDHKAHIRIAWIAALNAVVIVFFGFATNHYLEKEKSCKKNCGMQWCDGYGMLVLLLGFLYLGLVYFQILKPLLARTFKQFIAQPLSRLLSETFSSLFSKLIAIAVVLVAFALFCFFETQDEPERLVSLAGIVTLLCISFLCSKHPTKINYRPVIFGITFQFLLGLFCIKWDVGRSIFSCIGDKVATFLNYSADGAEFVYGEFIVRKEMVFAFATLTVIYFFSFCISILYYLETMQWVVLKLGWILQSILGTTVCESVISAANIFLGMSESPLLIRPYIKNLTHSEIHAIMSSGFATVSGTVLAAYISFGAEPAHLITASVMAAPAALCFAKIIYPEIEESKTRSDNIEMEKSTDSSVLDAASNGASIATALVLGIIANLIAFVSFIAFLNGILNWLGLLVGLEDVSLENIFGTIFRPLAFVMGVPWDESYYVGKLIGTKTIVNEFVAYQRLGEFIRGKLLSPRSAAIATYAICGFANPSSLGILIGSLSAMVPEKRSVFTAVAFRAFITGSIVCFMTASIGGLLMNAEIFNNFGKSLDSMPLNSTSV